GTATCGAGAAAGGCAATCTCCTTCCCATTTACTCTGGCTAGGTATGCGCCGATATGCTGGGTTATGCCGCCCGCTTCACTCTCGGTGACCTTGGTCTCTCTGATTGCGTCGAGCAGGGAGGTCTTCCCATGGTCTACGTGGCCCATGATGGTTACCACCGGCGGACGATGGAGAAGGGCCGCCGTGTCTTCAGCCACCTCTTCAAGGAGCGGCTCTTCCTCGATATTCGAAATCTCGAGCTTGACGCCGTAACTTTCCGCGATGAGAAGGGCAGCATCCGAATCGACAGGCTGATTTATCGTCGGCATGTATCCCATCTCCATGAACTTCTTTATGACCTCCGAGAGTTTCACGCTGATAAGCTCGGCAAACTCCTTTACCGTCATGCCTTCCCGCATCTTCAGCTGTTTCTTCCTCGGCGCGGTTATCTGGGGCTGAAATTTTTCCGCAACCTTCGGCGATACCCGGTCTTTCCCCGGTTTTCTGAACGTCTTCACTTCATGCCACTTCTTCGGCTCTATTTTCCGCACAGCCTGAAAGGCCCGCTGCATGGCAGGCTTT
This is a stretch of genomic DNA from Thermodesulfovibrionales bacterium. It encodes these proteins:
- a CDS encoding translation initiation factor IF-2 N-terminal domain-containing protein, with translation MSKMRVYELAKKLDVGNKEVIAALVRLGIEGKTHSSSIDDETAAKAERLLKGKPEPAAPPKKPAAKVVPAKKTPSQPAEKKAEKAEKQTEQLVTEAPEKEAPAPPEIEQFPQPEKETATESPLSPEEPELAVPDRFKKEMETEKVEKFKAKPAMQRAFQAVRKIEPKKWHEVKTFRKPGKDRVSPKVAEKFQPQITAPRKKQLKMREGMTVKEFAELISVKLSEVIKKFMEMGYMPTINQPVDSDAALLIAESYGVKLEISNIEEEPLLEEVAEDTAALLHRPPVVTIMGHVDHGKTSLLDAIRETKVTESEAGGITQHIGAYLARVNGKEIAFLDT